GCCAAAATCTCGATGCCGTCTAGCAGCGCTTCTTTTTCAAAAGTCATCTGCGGGTGATGAAGTCCTGGTGTCAGGCCACAGCCTAAACCAAGCATGGTCGCACGAAGCTGTGGCCGTTCCTTGGTGTAGTAGTGGAAGTCTTCCGCGCCCGGTGTCTGAATCGGCGGTTCGAGCTTTTCTGCCCCAAAGGTTTGGGTAATGGCATCCGCCATGATCAGTCTCGCTTCTTCGTTCACTTCCGCCGCATAGACGCGTTCAGTGATCTCGTAAGACAGCTCAACTTCATATAGACGGGAAACGTGCTGCAAAATGTGCTCGACACGGGCAAATAGGGCGTGAATGACTTCATTCGTCTGTGCCCGTAGGTCCAAGTGGAACTGCGCCGAGCCCGGAATGATATTGCTGCTTTTGCTGCCAGCGGAAAGCTGCGTCATTTTGACGGAATAAGGGACGAGCGGATCGAGATGAATGCCTTTTAACTGCTCGACAATCGCAGCGGCTACCTCGATAGCGTTGACTCCGAGGTGAGGCCGTGCGCCATGAGCATCGGCACCCTTGATGTGCCCGAATACTGTACCTGCCGCTCCGTGCATGATGGCAGAAGCAGCTGTACCGCGTGGGATTTCTTGAATGGGACGAAGGTGGACACCGTACAGAAAATCAATATCGTCCACTACCTGCTTGTTCACCATCGCAAGTGCGCCATTTCCGCTTTCTTCTGCTGGCTGGAAAATGAGCTTTAGGCGCCCAGGGAGCTGGACGTCCATTGCTTGCAGAACCATGAGGACGCCTAATGCCATGGTCATATGCGCATCGTGTCCGCAGGAATGATTTGCGGTAAAGACGCCGTTTACTTCTTGCCAAAGGGCGTCCATGTCTGCTCGTACGCCTACAGTCAATTTTCCTGGCGTCAGATCGCCCCATTCGCCAACCACTCCCGTCACGTCATCAAAGGTAGTGACGTGGCAATGATGTTTTTTCAAGAAGTCAGCAATGAATGAGGTAGTTTGGACTTCCTCCCAGCTTATCTCTGGATGCTGGTGTAAATGCTCGTATAGAGAAAAAATGGCGGGCTGCAATTGTTTGATCGTTGTGCGCATGGTTCCTCCATCGGTTTGTTCGTACGCCAATCTATTTGACGCAGCCAGTTTAGTGAATTAGCTCATTTATTACGAAACGCCGATTGTCACTGCTACAATGAGCGCGATTGAGGCGATCACGGCCCAACCTGCTAGTAGCTTCCAAATGAATTTGACCCATTTCTCATACGGAATGCCTGCAACAGCCAGATAGCCCATCAACGCAGAAGAAGTCGGGATAATGGAGTTGGTGACCGCATCGCCGTATTGGAAGGCAAGAACCGCAATCTGACGTTGGATGCCGAGCAAGTCCGCAATCGGTACCATGATCGGCATTGTTGTCGCTGCCTGTCCACTACCGGAAGAAATAAAGAGATTGAGAAAGGCTTGAATTACAAACATAGCCAGAACGGTTACGGCATCTGGCAAATGACCAATCGCCGAAGTCAGACTGTTAATCATCGTATCGATAATTTTTCCGTCTTCCAGGACGACCGTAATCGCACGGGCAAAACCGACGATCAGCGCTCCAAACGTAACAGCTCTCGCACCAGCGACGAAGGAATCAAACAGCGTATTGACCGACAAACCTCCGACGAGACCAGCAACAAGGCCCATGATCAGGAAGGAAGCGGTAAGCTCGGTCAGGAACCATTCGTACTTGAATACACCGTATACGTTGAAGGCGAGGCCACAGACCATTACCAGGAAAACGAGCTTGTGGCGTGCATTCAGATCGGGAATGTCTACTGTTGCCTGTTCTTGACTTGCGTGATTCTCCACGCCATAAAGCACGCTCTTGGTCGGGTCTGCTTTGACACGATACGCATAGCGCATGACGTACCAGATGGCAAAAGCGAGTACGAAGACATACACAACAGCGCGGAAGGTAAGACCAGAGAAGAGCGGCAATTGCGCGAGGGACTGTGCCACCCCAACCGTAAATGGATTGATCATCCCACCCATGAAGCCGGCTGCTGCCCCCATGGTGATCATGGCTGTACCTGTTACGGCATCAAAGCCCATTGCACGAGCCAGCGCGATACCGATCGGAACGAAGATGATGCTTTCTTCTGCCATTCCCATCGTAAATCCACCAATGGAGAAGAGGAACATGGAAGCAGGAATGAGCAGCTTTTCCCGACCTTCCAAGTGTCGGACACCTTTATTGATCCCGGCCTCAATCGCTCCTGTCTGGCGGATGATTCCGAATACACCGCTTACAATAAAGATGTAGAAAATGATTTGCGCACCTTTTTGCATCCCTTCTGGAATCGCTTTGAACATGTCAAAGAACGAGACCGGATCACTTTCCACAGGATGGTAGCTGCCGTTGACGACGATGGTTTTGCCTGAGGCAGCGTCCTTGACGCGATCGAATTCACCAGCCGGAAGCACGTAGGAAGCCAGGGCTGCCAAAATGATGATGATAAAGAGAATGGCATAGGTATGCGGCACAGAAAAACGTTTCTTTGCAGGTTTCAATGGATGTGTAGACATGAGGTCACCTCGCTTTTTTTTGCTTATGACAAGCAAGGGTCGTGCCAAGTGTCGAAATTTCCCGAATATAAGCGTTTTCAGTGGATTTTCAACGGCAAGGGAAGGGAAGAAAATGAGCTTTAGGAATGTTTATTAGGTTTTATGCAGCCTAATACATC
The window above is part of the Brevibacillus brevis NBRC 100599 genome. Proteins encoded here:
- a CDS encoding M20 peptidase aminoacylase family protein, translated to MRTTIKQLQPAIFSLYEHLHQHPEISWEEVQTTSFIADFLKKHHCHVTTFDDVTGVVGEWGDLTPGKLTVGVRADMDALWQEVNGVFTANHSCGHDAHMTMALGVLMVLQAMDVQLPGRLKLIFQPAEESGNGALAMVNKQVVDDIDFLYGVHLRPIQEIPRGTAASAIMHGAAGTVFGHIKGADAHGARPHLGVNAIEVAAAIVEQLKGIHLDPLVPYSVKMTQLSAGSKSSNIIPGSAQFHLDLRAQTNEVIHALFARVEHILQHVSRLYEVELSYEITERVYAAEVNEEARLIMADAITQTFGAEKLEPPIQTPGAEDFHYYTKERPQLRATMLGLGCGLTPGLHHPQMTFEKEALLDGIEILARTVLNTFERQSK
- a CDS encoding YfcC family protein — its product is MSTHPLKPAKKRFSVPHTYAILFIIIILAALASYVLPAGEFDRVKDAASGKTIVVNGSYHPVESDPVSFFDMFKAIPEGMQKGAQIIFYIFIVSGVFGIIRQTGAIEAGINKGVRHLEGREKLLIPASMFLFSIGGFTMGMAEESIIFVPIGIALARAMGFDAVTGTAMITMGAAAGFMGGMINPFTVGVAQSLAQLPLFSGLTFRAVVYVFVLAFAIWYVMRYAYRVKADPTKSVLYGVENHASQEQATVDIPDLNARHKLVFLVMVCGLAFNVYGVFKYEWFLTELTASFLIMGLVAGLVGGLSVNTLFDSFVAGARAVTFGALIVGFARAITVVLEDGKIIDTMINSLTSAIGHLPDAVTVLAMFVIQAFLNLFISSGSGQAATTMPIMVPIADLLGIQRQIAVLAFQYGDAVTNSIIPTSSALMGYLAVAGIPYEKWVKFIWKLLAGWAVIASIALIVAVTIGVS